The Rhea pennata isolate bPtePen1 chromosome 5, bPtePen1.pri, whole genome shotgun sequence nucleotide sequence CAATGTGGCCCAATATGTGAAAATACAAGACATTTCAGGAATTAAGACTATTTCAGGAATTAAAAGCATATAGCTCATTTCTGACagatgattttaaaaggaaaattgttaAGTTAATATCTTTATTCTATAATACTTTGAGGTTTCCCATTTTAGTGCTTGTGTGGGAGTGTTAGTATTGATTGCTACCTATTgagttttataaaaagaaaaacaaacaaaaaattccattttctccaAAAGGTCAACATTGCCCATACTGAACTGACAAGGAATAGATTTAAGGCTCACTGCCTTTCTGGTTCAATAGTCTGCGGTTGTTAGCGTTTGTGGTTCACTCTTCTTTTCCCTGCATGTCTTTGCTGCTGGGGTTTTGCCCATGCAAACCTGAGCTCAGAGACAAATCCTGGTAGATCAAACCCATGAAGGTGCTGAGCTCCAGCGCTGGTCATGATCCTCAGAGGCATCATGGGTGGAGGCAGCCCAGAGACATCATGCAGTGCTAGGCACGAGCACAGGCCCCTGCAGCATTTACCGTCACCCTGTTTCTAGTGCTGAAGAATGAGCTTTGCCTGGTGTCAGCACCCACTGCCTTCCTCCTTGGCCTGAGAtcccctcctctgcctctgcccagcctgtgggtccttctgctttttaaggAACAGGGCACCTGGGAGGCTGCAGGTCGCCTTGCTGCTGGTCCCCACTGGCTGCCCAGAGGCTCCCCCTTTTCTGTTGGCCTTTACGTGTCTGTCCACAGGGTGGAGGTCCTGACTTGCATATAAGACAGACTGCACGGAAAATAAGTCAGCATCAAAATTAGGATTGCAAGGGAATCAATTCataaagaagaaggagaaggtaGAATGTGAATGGATGAATTCTTGTGCCAAGAGGAACACTAGCAAAAAAAGTTGTTGTGAAGAgaatttctgtgatttctttaatACCTGGCTGTGCCATTCCCCACGACACAGAGCTGCAGTCCAGCTCTTTCTAGCCAATAACATTGACGAGATTTGAGCTCTGCGTTGTCAGGAAGCTGTGGTTTGGTGGTGGCTGCTGCTCAGGCGGGAGGGAGCCGTGCCGGCAAGGCTGAGGCGAGGGCTTGTGCCTAACTGAGCAGTGCTAGAGAGAGATGAAGCTCTGCTCGTAGCAGGTTTTCTAATGAAGGGAAAATGAGTGTAATTTAGCTCTGTTGGAAACGTGATGGTCTCTTCACAGTACATTTGTCTGTCTTCCAAGCAGAAATGCATCATACTTTGAATACgatttttcttatttgccaTAGCCTAGTTtccttatttcaaaaataatatctCACTGTTACAAAGAGAGGGAAACTAGCAACTGCATGTCCTCTCCAGCTTGATCTTTCTGTGCTCTCAGCAAGATTGTTTTGGCTTAATTGGTCAGTTATTTAATTCTTCAATAATCTTATTCAGGCCTTgttcaaacagcagcaaggatATTCATCAGGCATATTACTCTAATGTGCTCAGTCATATTCTGGACATGCTTGTTCACTTTTCATTCTTTAGTCATACCTTATTAAAGCAGGATGTTCTTATCAATAGCTttaactaaaacaaaattagtatttgcagtattttaggGAGAGTGGGAGATGAGGGAAAACTGAAACATCCCTGACCTGAGAAATGCCACAGCTGGGAATGAGACCAGAGGAGGCAAGTGTTAAGGCTCAAATAGTTTGGAGCTGTGGAGCAAGACACGGAGAaacaagaaggaaggaaaactacAGCAATGCTAATTTCAAATAGGTCAAATAATGGGCAACCAGCAGAGGAGTCCGGCAAGTGGCTGCTCTAACACATTTTGGGATCCCCGTGAAGGATGGCTGCACCAAGGCTCCTCGCTGGTGCACTCTGCTGGTGCAGGCTGCCAAGTCCAGGGTGCTGGTTGATGTAGGGTCCATCTGCACTTACAGCAGTGGGGAAGTAGACTCGTAAAACTTTTGTCATGCACTGTAAAGATCTAGTGGGGATGGACCCAACTGCCTGTGAGGTAAGAGCCACCCTGGATCAGACCCATGATGCACAGCTGAGAAAGTATGGAATTAGTGCAATAATCCTGAAGCCTAGAAATGAACCAAGGCACAAAGAGGAACAGAGCAAGCCTAAGAAGCAGACCAAATTCAAGCCTTCAATAaactatgttttctttcaaggtattttctttcactttttgttttgttgtgatTTTGGAGGAAATGCTGGTATGAATTTCTTTCACCCTGTTTCCAGGCCTGGGACAAAGTGAGACATAAGCAGGTAAAAGTTTGGGAGAGTGTCCTCATTTTTTccagagctgagctgtgccatagATATTTGCTGCCATTTCTTCCAGTTTACATGTGACGAGACTTTGATGCGATAACTAATGGTTTATGTTTTTTCaactattctcttttgttttccagggTTTGGCATGACCACCCCAGCCACCGTTGGAGGCAAaatttttctgatcttttatGGCCTTATAGGATGTGCAGGGACCATTCTATTCTTCAACCTGTTCCTGGAGCGGTTGATCACAGTCATAGCTTATGTCATGAAATCCTGCCACGAGAGAcagctgaggaggaaaggagtCCTTCCTCATGATGGCCGGCGGGGCTCGGGGGGCTCCGAGGCGGACAGCTTGGCGGGCTGGAAGCCCTCTGTGTACTATGTCATGCTCATTTTATGTATAGCATCACTCATCATTTCCTGCTGTGCCTCTGCTATGTACACACCGATTGAAGGGTGGAGTTACTTTGACtcactttatttttgcttcGTGGCCTTCAGCACTATCGGTTTTGGTGATCTGGTCAGTAGCCAGAACGTCCAGTACGGGAACCAAGGCCTTTACCGCTTTGGCAATTTTGTCTTCATACTCATGGGGGTTTGCTGTATCTATTCCTTATTTAATGTGATCTCTATTGTCATCAAACAATCCATAAACTGGATATTAAAGAAGCTGGACTGCGGGTGCTGCCATAGATgccaaagaaaattatttaggTCACGGAGGAATGTGGTAATGCCGGGAAATGTGCGCAGCCGGAGAAACATCTCCATTGAGACTGATGTTATCAATGAGAGCGACACTGATGGACGCCGGATGTCAGGCGAGATGATCTCAATGAAAGACTTCCTGGCCTCCAACAAAGTTTCACTAGCCATCATGCAGAAACAGCTGTCAGAAACTGCAAATGGCTATCCAAGGCAAATGAGCTctaattcaaagcaaaatggATTCTCTGGTGGGGTTGGAGCCCTAGCAATTATGAATAACAGACTGGCAGAGACAAGCGTGGATAGGTAAAACtaacaataataacaatgaAACCATGTGAAGCATTtcaacaaatacagaaataacatGCAGCAAGTGGAAACAGCTGCGGGCAGAGTGCCACttggtgtgggggggggggggagagtgaCAAGGCCAGCATGCCTTCTACTCGAAGATCTCCCACTCTTTCTTTGGGCTGTCAGTTAGTATCTTTGTACTCTGAATTGCACCAGTCTCagccttccttcttccccttccttctgtTCATCAAACAGACTACTGCAGGCCTTCAGATCAATTTTCCATGCCCTGTTTTCCTCCATTTATGTGAAGCACAGGTTTCAGGATAAGAAATAGATGGTATTGGAAGAAATCAAGAGTGGCTGCTGAACACATTCTTAACTCAAAGATTGTTTTGACCTTTCTGTCTTAGTCTCTTCAGACCCGTTTTCTGAATGTAGCTTATCTGAGACCAAAAGAGGAATCATTATAAGCCTTTCTCTGTGATAATGCAGATCTAGTTTAATGgaatagaaaaacaaactgttttcttttaaatttttttaagtgtatttaCAGCAGAAAAGATGTGAAACAGCTATACTTGAGAAGCCAAGTTCTGCTGCTATTAATGTTTGTATAAATCTGGAGTAATTCTGTTAATGTTGGTAGACCTACTCTGGAACTATTGTGATATAAATGAGCGGAGAATTTGGCCCTTAGAATTTAATTTAGTCTTCCCATTAAAAGGACACTGTCAAAAGCAGTAGAATCAAAATGTATCCTACTTCGGTTTTCTCCGACCTGTTTTCAAAACACGTGATTTTTTTCTAggctattttttcctctagaatTGAATCATTccagttttctgtttcaaaaagatcaaaataaattgaaaattgCCATACTGACAAGTTGTATGAACAATTCCACAATAACAATTGGAGACATTTCCAAATGTGTGTTCATATTATGCTCAGTTGTGACTGTAGCAATTGAGAATCAACCCTGTGTAAGACAACTAATAACTGTTTACACAACAGGTTTTATCATGCAATTAGATTGCCATGCCAACTTTCCAGTGTATTATTATAAGCAACTAAGACTACAA carries:
- the KCNK13 gene encoding potassium channel subfamily K member 13 encodes the protein MARRGGGCCCSSAGHLNADNARFLLLAVLIVLYMLCGAAVFSAIELPSERAAKARWAERLESFARRHNLSRAELRRFLRAYEEASVAGIRVDDVRPRWDFTGAFYFVGTVVSTIGFGMTTPATVGGKIFLIFYGLIGCAGTILFFNLFLERLITVIAYVMKSCHERQLRRKGVLPHDGRRGSGGSEADSLAGWKPSVYYVMLILCIASLIISCCASAMYTPIEGWSYFDSLYFCFVAFSTIGFGDLVSSQNVQYGNQGLYRFGNFVFILMGVCCIYSLFNVISIVIKQSINWILKKLDCGCCHRCQRKLFRSRRNVVMPGNVRSRRNISIETDVINESDTDGRRMSGEMISMKDFLASNKVSLAIMQKQLSETANGYPRQMSSNSKQNGFSGGVGALAIMNNRLAETSVDR